The Bos taurus isolate L1 Dominette 01449 registration number 42190680 breed Hereford chromosome 18, ARS-UCD2.0, whole genome shotgun sequence genome has a window encoding:
- the PRX gene encoding periaxin isoform X2, producing the protein MEARSRSAEELRRAELVEIIVETEAQTGVSGINVAGGGKEGIFVRDLREDSPAARSLSLQEGDQLLSARVFFENFKYEDALRLLQCAEPYKVSFCLKRTVPTGDLALRPGTVAGYEIKGPRAKVAKLNIQSLSPVKKKKMVMPGALGAPADLAPVDVEFSFPKFSRLRRGLKAEAVEGPVPAAPTRRRLQLPRLRVREVAEEAQVARLAAAAPPPRKAKAEAEVAAGPRFTAPQVELVGPRLPGAEVGVPQVPAPKREAAPAVEPAAVGIQVPQVELPSLPSLPALPTLPCLETREGAVAVTVPTLDVAAPTVGVDLALPGAEVEPREEVPEVALKMPRLSFPRFGARAKEAAEAKVKGPKLRMPTFGLSLLEPRPAVPEAPESKLKLPTIKIPSFGIGVSPPEVKVPKGPEVKPPKVPEVKLPKMPEPVLPEVRLPEVELPKVSEMKLPKVPEMAVPEVRLPEVQLPKVPEMKLPEVKLPKVPEMAVPEVHLPEVQLPKVPEMKLPEVKLPKVPEMAVPEVRLPEVQLPKVPEMKLPKVPEMKCPEMKLPKVPEMAVPEVRLPEVQLPKVPEVKLPEVKLPEVKLPKVPEMAVPEVHLPEVQLPKVSEMKVPDVKLPEVKLPEIKLPKVPEMVVPDVHLPQVHLPKVSEMRLPEVQAPKVPEVHLPKAPEVKLPKAPEAQLKAARVEEAEGMDFGFKMPKMTLPKLGRAESPSQGKPGEAGAEVSGKLVTLPCLQPEVGSEARVGVPRLTLPSVELDLPGALGLEGQAAAAEVGKGEQAEAAGVGEVAFRLPSVEIVTPQLPTLDEGQAEVTEAKVKLSSKFSLPKFGLSGPKVTKPEAEGAGRAAKLKVSKFAISLPRARVGTEVEAKGTEEAGLLPALDLSIPQLSLDSHLPTGKAEVAGADIKLKGPKFGLPKFGVRGRDTEAGELVPGAAELEGKSRGWDGKVKMPKLKMPSFGLARGKEADISGGQVSPGEKPESTAVQLKIPEVELVTLGAQEEGRVEEEAAGSRGRLAGLQVSPAKQVGTEAQDGGLRMPLGISLPQVELTGFREATPGQQAESSAPPAEGTAGYRVHVPQVTLALPGAQAVGGELLVGEGVFKMPSVTVPQLELDVGLSREVQDGEAATSEGGLKLKVPTLGARAGAGAEGPSDQSAGAERTFHLSLPDVELSPPAVGTHAEYQVAEGEGDAGHKLKVRLPRFGLARAKEGAEEGEKAKSPKLKLPHVGFSQSEAVSGEGSPSPEEEDVEGGGEGASGRRGRVRVRLPRVGLAAPSKASRGQEGKAAPKSPSGEKSPKFRFPRVSLSPKTRGGSGDQDEGGFRVRLPSVGFSETGPPGPTRMEGAQAAVI; encoded by the exons GAGCTGAGGAGGGCGGAGTTGGTGGAGATCATCGTGGAGACAGAGGCGCAGACCGGGGTCAGCGGCATCAACGTAGCGGGAGGCGGCAAGGAAGGAATCTTCGTCCGCGACCTGCGTGAGGACTCGCCAGCGGCCAGGAGCCTCAGCCTGCAGGAAG GGGACCAGCTGCTGAGCGCTAGAGTGTTCTTCGAGAACTTCAAGTACGAGGACGCGCTCCGCCTGCTGCAATGCGCCGAGCCTTACAAGGTCTCCTTCTGCCTGAAGCGCACTGTACCCACCGGGGACCTGGCGCTACGGCCCGGGACCGTGGCCGGCTACGAGATCAAGGGCCCGCGGGCCAAGGTGGCCAAGCTG aaCATCCAGAGTCTGTCCCCtgtgaagaagaagaagatggtGATGCCCGGGGCCCTGGGGGCCCCTGCAGACCTGGCCCCTGTTGACGTCGaattctcctttcccaagttCTCCCGTCTGCGTCGAGGCCTCAAAGCCGAGGCTGTCGAGGGTCCTGTCCCAGCTGCCCCCACCCGCCGGCGCCTCCAGCTGCCTCGGCTGCGGGTCCGAGAAGTGGCCGAAGAGGCCCAGGTAGCCAGGCTGGCGGCCGCCGCTCCTCCCCCCCGGAAGGCCAAAGCAGAGGCCGAGGTGGCAGCAGGACCCCGTTTCACAGCTCCCCAGGTGGAGTTGGTTGGGCCCCGGCTGCCAGGTGCTGAGGTGGGTGTCCCCCAGGTCCCAGCCCCCAAGAGGGAGGCGGCCCCTGCCGTGGAGCCTGCAGCTGTAGGGATCCAGGTCCCCCAAGTGGAGCTGCCCTCCTTGCCCTCACTACCTGCTCTGCCCACACTTCCCTGCCTGGAGACCCGGGAAGGGGCTGTGGCAGTGACAGTGCCCACCCTGGACGTAGCAGCACCTACAGTGGGGGTGGACCTGGCCTTGCCTGGTGCAGAGGTGGAACCCCGAGAAGAGGTGCCCGAGGTGGCCCTGAAGATGCCCCGCCTCAGTTTCCCCCGCTTTGGGGCCCGAGCAAAGGAAGCTGCTGAGGCCAAGGTAAAGGGGCCCAAGCTTCGAATGCCCACCTTTGGGCTCTCTCTCCTGGAGCCCCGGCCTGCTGTCCCTGAAGCTCCCGAGAGCAAGCTGAAGCTGCCCACCATCAAGATTCCCTCCTTTGGCATTGGGGTCTCGCCGCCAGAGGTCAAGGTGCCCAAGGGGCCTGAGGTGAAGCCCCCCAAGGTCCCAGAGGTCAAGCTCCCCAAAATGCCTGAGCCAGTCCTTCCAGAGGTGCGACTCCCAGAGGTGGAGCTCCCGAAGGTGTCAGAGATGAAGCTTCCGAAGGTGCCAGAGATGGCCGTGCCCGAGGTGAGACTTCCAGAGGTGCAGCTGCCAAAAGTCCCCGAGATGAAACTCCCTGAAGTGAAGCTCCCAAAGGTGCCGGAGATGGCCGTGCCTGAAGTGCATCTCCCAGAAGTACAGCTGCCGAAAGTCCCCGAGATGAAACTCCCTGAAGTGAAGCTCCCAAAGGTGCCGGAGATGGCCGTGCCAGAAGTGCGTCTTCCAGAAGTGCAGCTGCCGAAAGTCCCAGAGATGAAGCTGCCGAAGGTGCCCGAGATGAAATGCCCGGAAATGAAACTCCCGAAGGTGCCAGAGATGGCCGTGCCGGAAGTGCGACTCCCAGAGGTGCAGTTGCCGAAAGTCCCCGAGGTGAAACTCCCCGAGGTGAAACTCCCCGAGGTGAAGCTCCCTAAGGTGCCAGAAATGGCTGTGCCAGAAGTGCATCTCCCAGAGGTGCAGCTGCCAAAAGTCTCGGAGATGAAGGTCCCTGACGTCAAGCTCCCCGAAGTGAAGCTCCCGGAGATAAAACTCCCCAAGGTGCCGGAAATGGTTGTGCCGGACGTCCACCTCCCACAAGTGCATCTGCCAAAGGTGTCAGAGATGCGGCTGCCAGAAGTCCAGGCGCCCAAGGTCCCGGAGGTGCATCTGCCGAAGGCACCAGAAGTGAAGCTACCCAAGGCTCCAGAGGCGCAGCTAAAAGCTGCCAGGGTAGAGGAGGCGGAGGGCATGGACTTTGGCTTCAAGATGCCCAAGATGACCTTGCCCAAGCTAGGGAGGGCGGAGTCCCCATCTCAGGGCAAGCCGGGTGAGGCAGGCGCTGAGGTCTCAGGGAAGCTGGTGACACTTCCCTGTCTGCAGCCAGAGGTGGGCAGCGAGGCTCGTGTGGGTGTCCCCCGTCTCACACTGCCCTCGGTGGAGCTAGACCTGCCGGGGGCCCTGGGCCTGGAGGGGCAGGCCGCGGCCGCCGAAGTGGGCAAAGGGGAGCAGGCAGAAGCAGCTGGAGTCGGGGAAGTTGCCTTCCGGTTGCCTTCCGTGGAGATCGTCACCCCACAGCTGCCCACACTGGACGAAGGGCAGGCAGAGGTGACAGAGGCGAAAGTCAAGCTCTCCTCCAAGTTCTCCCTGCCCAAGTTTGGACTCTCGGGGCCAAAGGTGACCAAACCAGAGGCTGAGGGGGCAGGACGAGCTGCCAAGCTGAAGGTGTCCAAGTTCGCCATCTCACTCCCCAGGGCTCGGGTGGGGACCGAAGTGGAGGCCAAGGGTACAGAGGAAGCAGGTCTGCTGCCCGCCCTCGACCTGTCCATCCCGCAGCTAAGCCTGGATTCCCATCTGCCCACGGGCAAGGCAGAGGTGGCCGGGGCCGATATCAAGCTCAAGGGGCCCAAGTTTGGCCTGCCCAAGTTTGGGGTCAGGGGCCGGGACACTGAGGCAGGAGAACTAGTGCCAGGGGCGGCTGAGCTGGAGGGCAAGAGCAGGGGTTGGGATGGGAAGGTGAAGATGCCCAAGCTGAAGATGCCCTCCTTTGGGCTGGCTCGAGGGAAGGAAGCAGACATCTCAGGTGGGCAAGTCAGCCCCGGGGAAAAGCCAGAGTCCACAGCTGTGCAACTTAAGATCCCCGAGGTGGAACTGGTTACTCTGGGGGCCCAGGAGGAGGGGCGGGTAGAGGAGGAGGCAGCTGGCAGCCGAGGACGGCTCGCAGGCCTGCAAGTGTCCCCAGCCAAGCAGGTGGGCACTGAGGCCCAGGACGGGGGGCTGAGGATGCCGCTGGGCATCTCCCTGCCCCAGGTGGAGCTCACCGGCTTTAGGGAGGCCACCCCGGGCCAGCAGGCTGAGAGTTCGGCCCCTCCAGCAGAGGGCACAGCAGGCTACAGGGTCCACGTGCCTCAAGTGACCTTGGCTCTACCTGGAGCCCAGGCGGTGGGTGGCGAGCTGTTGGTGGGCGAGGGTGTCTTCAAGATGCCCTCCGTGACAGTGCCCCAGCTTGAGCTGGACGTGGGGCTGAGCCGAGAGGTGCAGGACGGGGAGGCTGCCACCAGTGAGGGTGGGCTGAAGCTGAAGGTGCCTACGCTGGGGGCtagagctggggctggggctgagggGCCGAGCGACCAGTCCGCAGGGGCAGAGCGCACCTTCCATCTCTCCCTGCCCGACGTGGAGCTCTCCCCACCCGCCGTGGGCACCCACGCTGAGTACCAGGTGGCAGAGGGCGAGGGAGATGCCGGACACAAGCTCAAGGTGCGGCTGCCCCGGTTTGGCCTGGCACGGGCCAAGGAGGGGGCTGAGGAAGGTGAGAAGGCCAAGAGCCCGAAACTCAAGCTGCCCCACGTGGGCTTCAGCCAGAGCGAGGCGGTCAGTGGGGAAGGCTCCCCCAGCCCCGAGGAGGAGGACGTGGAGGGTGGTGGGGAAGGGGCCTCCGGGCGCCGAGGTCGCGTCCGAGTCCGCTTGCCCCGTGTGGGCCTGGCTGCCCCTTCCAAGGCCTCCCGGGGGCAGGAGGGCAAGGCGGCACCCAAATCTCCCAGCGGGGAGAAGTCACCCAAGTTCCGCTTCCCCCGGGTGTCCCTAAGCCCCAAGACCCGGGGTGGGAGCGGGGACCAGGACGAGGGTGGATTCCGGGTGCGACTGCCCAGCGTGGGGTTTTCCGAGACGGGCCCTCCAGGCCCCACAAGGATGGAGGGGGCTCAGGCTGCCGTCATCTGA
- the PRX gene encoding periaxin isoform X1 yields the protein MLTLFFLEPRTQKAQGAGGDPEAARPQRKGASPADDCAPPRAGLLLGGGACAQAAAQRQLLHAELKLVLQQKGERKPEEPGAQGTPSSAMEARSRSAEELRRAELVEIIVETEAQTGVSGINVAGGGKEGIFVRDLREDSPAARSLSLQEGDQLLSARVFFENFKYEDALRLLQCAEPYKVSFCLKRTVPTGDLALRPGTVAGYEIKGPRAKVAKLNIQSLSPVKKKKMVMPGALGAPADLAPVDVEFSFPKFSRLRRGLKAEAVEGPVPAAPTRRRLQLPRLRVREVAEEAQVARLAAAAPPPRKAKAEAEVAAGPRFTAPQVELVGPRLPGAEVGVPQVPAPKREAAPAVEPAAVGIQVPQVELPSLPSLPALPTLPCLETREGAVAVTVPTLDVAAPTVGVDLALPGAEVEPREEVPEVALKMPRLSFPRFGARAKEAAEAKVKGPKLRMPTFGLSLLEPRPAVPEAPESKLKLPTIKIPSFGIGVSPPEVKVPKGPEVKPPKVPEVKLPKMPEPVLPEVRLPEVELPKVSEMKLPKVPEMAVPEVRLPEVQLPKVPEMKLPEVKLPKVPEMAVPEVHLPEVQLPKVPEMKLPEVKLPKVPEMAVPEVRLPEVQLPKVPEMKLPKVPEMKCPEMKLPKVPEMAVPEVRLPEVQLPKVPEVKLPEVKLPEVKLPKVPEMAVPEVHLPEVQLPKVSEMKVPDVKLPEVKLPEIKLPKVPEMVVPDVHLPQVHLPKVSEMRLPEVQAPKVPEVHLPKAPEVKLPKAPEAQLKAARVEEAEGMDFGFKMPKMTLPKLGRAESPSQGKPGEAGAEVSGKLVTLPCLQPEVGSEARVGVPRLTLPSVELDLPGALGLEGQAAAAEVGKGEQAEAAGVGEVAFRLPSVEIVTPQLPTLDEGQAEVTEAKVKLSSKFSLPKFGLSGPKVTKPEAEGAGRAAKLKVSKFAISLPRARVGTEVEAKGTEEAGLLPALDLSIPQLSLDSHLPTGKAEVAGADIKLKGPKFGLPKFGVRGRDTEAGELVPGAAELEGKSRGWDGKVKMPKLKMPSFGLARGKEADISGGQVSPGEKPESTAVQLKIPEVELVTLGAQEEGRVEEEAAGSRGRLAGLQVSPAKQVGTEAQDGGLRMPLGISLPQVELTGFREATPGQQAESSAPPAEGTAGYRVHVPQVTLALPGAQAVGGELLVGEGVFKMPSVTVPQLELDVGLSREVQDGEAATSEGGLKLKVPTLGARAGAGAEGPSDQSAGAERTFHLSLPDVELSPPAVGTHAEYQVAEGEGDAGHKLKVRLPRFGLARAKEGAEEGEKAKSPKLKLPHVGFSQSEAVSGEGSPSPEEEDVEGGGEGASGRRGRVRVRLPRVGLAAPSKASRGQEGKAAPKSPSGEKSPKFRFPRVSLSPKTRGGSGDQDEGGFRVRLPSVGFSETGPPGPTRMEGAQAAVI from the exons GAGCTGAGGAGGGCGGAGTTGGTGGAGATCATCGTGGAGACAGAGGCGCAGACCGGGGTCAGCGGCATCAACGTAGCGGGAGGCGGCAAGGAAGGAATCTTCGTCCGCGACCTGCGTGAGGACTCGCCAGCGGCCAGGAGCCTCAGCCTGCAGGAAG GGGACCAGCTGCTGAGCGCTAGAGTGTTCTTCGAGAACTTCAAGTACGAGGACGCGCTCCGCCTGCTGCAATGCGCCGAGCCTTACAAGGTCTCCTTCTGCCTGAAGCGCACTGTACCCACCGGGGACCTGGCGCTACGGCCCGGGACCGTGGCCGGCTACGAGATCAAGGGCCCGCGGGCCAAGGTGGCCAAGCTG aaCATCCAGAGTCTGTCCCCtgtgaagaagaagaagatggtGATGCCCGGGGCCCTGGGGGCCCCTGCAGACCTGGCCCCTGTTGACGTCGaattctcctttcccaagttCTCCCGTCTGCGTCGAGGCCTCAAAGCCGAGGCTGTCGAGGGTCCTGTCCCAGCTGCCCCCACCCGCCGGCGCCTCCAGCTGCCTCGGCTGCGGGTCCGAGAAGTGGCCGAAGAGGCCCAGGTAGCCAGGCTGGCGGCCGCCGCTCCTCCCCCCCGGAAGGCCAAAGCAGAGGCCGAGGTGGCAGCAGGACCCCGTTTCACAGCTCCCCAGGTGGAGTTGGTTGGGCCCCGGCTGCCAGGTGCTGAGGTGGGTGTCCCCCAGGTCCCAGCCCCCAAGAGGGAGGCGGCCCCTGCCGTGGAGCCTGCAGCTGTAGGGATCCAGGTCCCCCAAGTGGAGCTGCCCTCCTTGCCCTCACTACCTGCTCTGCCCACACTTCCCTGCCTGGAGACCCGGGAAGGGGCTGTGGCAGTGACAGTGCCCACCCTGGACGTAGCAGCACCTACAGTGGGGGTGGACCTGGCCTTGCCTGGTGCAGAGGTGGAACCCCGAGAAGAGGTGCCCGAGGTGGCCCTGAAGATGCCCCGCCTCAGTTTCCCCCGCTTTGGGGCCCGAGCAAAGGAAGCTGCTGAGGCCAAGGTAAAGGGGCCCAAGCTTCGAATGCCCACCTTTGGGCTCTCTCTCCTGGAGCCCCGGCCTGCTGTCCCTGAAGCTCCCGAGAGCAAGCTGAAGCTGCCCACCATCAAGATTCCCTCCTTTGGCATTGGGGTCTCGCCGCCAGAGGTCAAGGTGCCCAAGGGGCCTGAGGTGAAGCCCCCCAAGGTCCCAGAGGTCAAGCTCCCCAAAATGCCTGAGCCAGTCCTTCCAGAGGTGCGACTCCCAGAGGTGGAGCTCCCGAAGGTGTCAGAGATGAAGCTTCCGAAGGTGCCAGAGATGGCCGTGCCCGAGGTGAGACTTCCAGAGGTGCAGCTGCCAAAAGTCCCCGAGATGAAACTCCCTGAAGTGAAGCTCCCAAAGGTGCCGGAGATGGCCGTGCCTGAAGTGCATCTCCCAGAAGTACAGCTGCCGAAAGTCCCCGAGATGAAACTCCCTGAAGTGAAGCTCCCAAAGGTGCCGGAGATGGCCGTGCCAGAAGTGCGTCTTCCAGAAGTGCAGCTGCCGAAAGTCCCAGAGATGAAGCTGCCGAAGGTGCCCGAGATGAAATGCCCGGAAATGAAACTCCCGAAGGTGCCAGAGATGGCCGTGCCGGAAGTGCGACTCCCAGAGGTGCAGTTGCCGAAAGTCCCCGAGGTGAAACTCCCCGAGGTGAAACTCCCCGAGGTGAAGCTCCCTAAGGTGCCAGAAATGGCTGTGCCAGAAGTGCATCTCCCAGAGGTGCAGCTGCCAAAAGTCTCGGAGATGAAGGTCCCTGACGTCAAGCTCCCCGAAGTGAAGCTCCCGGAGATAAAACTCCCCAAGGTGCCGGAAATGGTTGTGCCGGACGTCCACCTCCCACAAGTGCATCTGCCAAAGGTGTCAGAGATGCGGCTGCCAGAAGTCCAGGCGCCCAAGGTCCCGGAGGTGCATCTGCCGAAGGCACCAGAAGTGAAGCTACCCAAGGCTCCAGAGGCGCAGCTAAAAGCTGCCAGGGTAGAGGAGGCGGAGGGCATGGACTTTGGCTTCAAGATGCCCAAGATGACCTTGCCCAAGCTAGGGAGGGCGGAGTCCCCATCTCAGGGCAAGCCGGGTGAGGCAGGCGCTGAGGTCTCAGGGAAGCTGGTGACACTTCCCTGTCTGCAGCCAGAGGTGGGCAGCGAGGCTCGTGTGGGTGTCCCCCGTCTCACACTGCCCTCGGTGGAGCTAGACCTGCCGGGGGCCCTGGGCCTGGAGGGGCAGGCCGCGGCCGCCGAAGTGGGCAAAGGGGAGCAGGCAGAAGCAGCTGGAGTCGGGGAAGTTGCCTTCCGGTTGCCTTCCGTGGAGATCGTCACCCCACAGCTGCCCACACTGGACGAAGGGCAGGCAGAGGTGACAGAGGCGAAAGTCAAGCTCTCCTCCAAGTTCTCCCTGCCCAAGTTTGGACTCTCGGGGCCAAAGGTGACCAAACCAGAGGCTGAGGGGGCAGGACGAGCTGCCAAGCTGAAGGTGTCCAAGTTCGCCATCTCACTCCCCAGGGCTCGGGTGGGGACCGAAGTGGAGGCCAAGGGTACAGAGGAAGCAGGTCTGCTGCCCGCCCTCGACCTGTCCATCCCGCAGCTAAGCCTGGATTCCCATCTGCCCACGGGCAAGGCAGAGGTGGCCGGGGCCGATATCAAGCTCAAGGGGCCCAAGTTTGGCCTGCCCAAGTTTGGGGTCAGGGGCCGGGACACTGAGGCAGGAGAACTAGTGCCAGGGGCGGCTGAGCTGGAGGGCAAGAGCAGGGGTTGGGATGGGAAGGTGAAGATGCCCAAGCTGAAGATGCCCTCCTTTGGGCTGGCTCGAGGGAAGGAAGCAGACATCTCAGGTGGGCAAGTCAGCCCCGGGGAAAAGCCAGAGTCCACAGCTGTGCAACTTAAGATCCCCGAGGTGGAACTGGTTACTCTGGGGGCCCAGGAGGAGGGGCGGGTAGAGGAGGAGGCAGCTGGCAGCCGAGGACGGCTCGCAGGCCTGCAAGTGTCCCCAGCCAAGCAGGTGGGCACTGAGGCCCAGGACGGGGGGCTGAGGATGCCGCTGGGCATCTCCCTGCCCCAGGTGGAGCTCACCGGCTTTAGGGAGGCCACCCCGGGCCAGCAGGCTGAGAGTTCGGCCCCTCCAGCAGAGGGCACAGCAGGCTACAGGGTCCACGTGCCTCAAGTGACCTTGGCTCTACCTGGAGCCCAGGCGGTGGGTGGCGAGCTGTTGGTGGGCGAGGGTGTCTTCAAGATGCCCTCCGTGACAGTGCCCCAGCTTGAGCTGGACGTGGGGCTGAGCCGAGAGGTGCAGGACGGGGAGGCTGCCACCAGTGAGGGTGGGCTGAAGCTGAAGGTGCCTACGCTGGGGGCtagagctggggctggggctgagggGCCGAGCGACCAGTCCGCAGGGGCAGAGCGCACCTTCCATCTCTCCCTGCCCGACGTGGAGCTCTCCCCACCCGCCGTGGGCACCCACGCTGAGTACCAGGTGGCAGAGGGCGAGGGAGATGCCGGACACAAGCTCAAGGTGCGGCTGCCCCGGTTTGGCCTGGCACGGGCCAAGGAGGGGGCTGAGGAAGGTGAGAAGGCCAAGAGCCCGAAACTCAAGCTGCCCCACGTGGGCTTCAGCCAGAGCGAGGCGGTCAGTGGGGAAGGCTCCCCCAGCCCCGAGGAGGAGGACGTGGAGGGTGGTGGGGAAGGGGCCTCCGGGCGCCGAGGTCGCGTCCGAGTCCGCTTGCCCCGTGTGGGCCTGGCTGCCCCTTCCAAGGCCTCCCGGGGGCAGGAGGGCAAGGCGGCACCCAAATCTCCCAGCGGGGAGAAGTCACCCAAGTTCCGCTTCCCCCGGGTGTCCCTAAGCCCCAAGACCCGGGGTGGGAGCGGGGACCAGGACGAGGGTGGATTCCGGGTGCGACTGCCCAGCGTGGGGTTTTCCGAGACGGGCCCTCCAGGCCCCACAAGGATGGAGGGGGCTCAGGCTGCCGTCATCTGA